A stretch of Colletotrichum lupini chromosome 2, complete sequence DNA encodes these proteins:
- a CDS encoding NAD-specific glutamate dehydrogenase yields the protein MDRYSSEPDPLEEITDIMATAAPPRNKMLGQVQADSAESSRGPSPQPTHFSLPMASRSNGNGHRVLRSATVGYIAPTFVGKQEQMEQVKELIKNNGWIPEALIEEQVTWFYDELGIDDVYFKIEVPEVIASQITSLYAAKVAAFAREDKREEIRLDMEAHDHAIYIDTSEPGRTSIAGPRYEQRLEAKYLDHVGKTKFRVETFRSPGVLGASPTSKATLRCYFVYQCLFKQSPETTDPHETRLEVIADNGFLQKATNNTKQIYQEIIDLAVNRTGPVIEVFDIEGSPEKRLVIAFRSRTARGLFSALSDLYHYYGVTSSRKYVEQFANGITVMSIYLRPAMNIEGNFPSLDQSIHQITKEISLLYCIPQNKLHSLFTAGELSLQETVYGHCVWVFIQHFLNRLGSEYISLSEILDPKNQAHTALLSKLKRRLRTETFTPDYILEIIQSYPGLVRALYASFASVHLAVGPDFDRHFIAPTPAIEVLSDAKLKERITRDVSNEHEEMVMTAFRVFNNAILKTNYFTPTKVALSFRLDPSFLPEIEYPKRLYGMFLVIGAESRGFHLRFKDIARGGIRIVKSRSKEAYGINARNLFDENYGLASTQQRKNKDIPEGGSKGVILLDPKMQDRAEEAFEKYIDSILDLLLPAQTPGIKNPLVDLYGKEEIIFMGPDENTAELVDWATEHARARGAPWWKSFFTGKSPKLGGIPHDTYGMTTLSVREYVNGIYRKLNLDPSTVKKMQTGGPDGDLGSNEILLSTEKYTSIVDGSGVLVDPNGLDKQELLRLAKSRSMIVNFDMSKLSKDGYRVLVDDNNINLPTGEFISNGTSFRNTYHLRDTGLTDSFVPCGGRPESIDLISVNKIIKDGKSTIPYLVEGANLFITQDAKLRLEEAGCILYKDASANKGGVTSSSLEVLASLSFDDENFVKHMCHDAKGQAPQFYKDYVKSVQAKIQENARLEFEAIWREHEQTGVARSTLSDNLSNAITTLDEELQHSDLWKNEAIRRSVLQDALPNLLLEKIGLDTIIERVPDSYLRAIFGSYLASRFVYQFGSQPSQFAFYDFMAKRMASVKQ from the exons ATGGATAGGTATTCTTCAGAGCCAGACCCCCTCGAAGAAATCACCGACATCATGGCGACCGCCGCCCCACCTCGTAACAAGATGCTGGGCCAGGTTCAGGCCGACTCAGCAGAGAGCAGCCGTGGCCCCTCTCCCCAGCCAACACATTTCAGCTTGCCCATGGCTTCTCGCTCAAATGGCAACGGCCACAGGGTTTTGAGGTCAGCAACAGTTGGCTACATTGCGCCGACTTTTGTTGGCAAGCAAGAGCAGATGGAGCAGG TCAAGGAGCTCATCAAGAACAACGGATGGATCCCAGAAGCTCTGATCGAGGAGCAAGTCACATGGTTCTACGACGAGCTCGGCATCGACGATGTCTACTTCAAGATTGAAGTTCCCGAGGTCATTGCCAGCCAAATCACATCTCTGTACGCCGCCAAGGTGGCCGCTTTCGCCCGCGAGGACAAGCGCGAGGAGATCAGACTTGACATGGAGGCGCATGATCATGCCATTTACATCGACACGAGCGAGCCCGGCAGGACGTCCATTGCTGGACCCCGCTACGAACAGCGCCTCGAGGCCAAGTATCTCGACCATGTTGGCAAGACCAAGTTCCGTGTAGAGACCTTCCGCTCTCCTGGAGTTCTGGGCGCATCACCAACCTCTAAGGCCACCCTGCGCTGCTACTTCGTCTACCAATGTCTCTTCAAGCAGAGCCCCGAGACAACGGACCCTCACGAGACCCGTTTGGAGGTCATTGCCGACAACGGTTTCTTGCAGAAGGCCACCAACAACACCAAGCAGATCTACCAGGAGATCATTGATCTCGCGGTCAATAGAACTGGCCCCGTCATTGAGGTCTTCGACATTGAGGGCTCTCCTGAGAAGCGCTTGGTCATTGCCTTCCGCTCTCGTACTGCCCGTGGCCTGTTCTCGGCTCTCAGTGACCTGTACCACTACTACGGCGTCACCAGCTCCAGAAAGTACGTGGAGCAATTTGCCAACGGTATCACGGTCATGAGTATCTACCTTCGTCCCGCTATGAACATCGAGGGCAACTTCCCATCGTTGGACCAGTCGATCCACCAGATCACCAAGGAGATCTCCCTGCTGTACTGTATTCCCCAGAACAAGCTGCACTCTCTCTTCACTGCCGGTGAGCTGAGTCTGCAAGAGACCGTTTACGGCCACTGCGTCTGGGTTTTCATTCAGCACTTCCTGAACCGTTTGGGTTCTGAGTACATCTCCCTATCAGAGATCCTGGACCCTAAGAACCAGGCTCACACAGCACTTCTGTCTAAGCTAAAGCGCCGTCTGAGGACGGAGACTTTCACTCCCGACTACATTCTGGAGATCATCCAATCGTACCCGGGCCTTGTTCGCGCCCTCTACGCTTCTTTCGCCTCGGTCCATCTTGCCGTCGGACCCGACTTTGACCGTCACTTCATCGCCCCTACCCCGGCCATTGAGGTCTTGTCCGATGCCAAGCTCAAGGAGCGCATCACTCGCGATGTTTCCAACGAGCACGAGGAGATGGTCATGACCGCCTTCCGGGTCTTCAACAACGCCATTCTCAAGACCAACTACTTCACACCCACCAAGGTTGCCCTGAGTTTCCGCCTGGACCCCTCTTTCTTGCCTGAGATCGAATACCCCAAGCGCCTCTACGGCATGTTCCTCGTCATCGGCGCCGAGTCGCGCGGTTTCCACCTGCGCTTCAAGGATATTGCCCGCGGTGGTATTCGCATCGTCAAGTCCCGCAGCAAAGAGGCTTACGGCATCAACGCCCGCAACCTGTTTGACGAGAACTACGGCCTGGCCAGCACCCAGCAGCGCAAGAACAAGGACATTCCCGAAGGCGGTTCCAAGGGTGTCATCCTTCTTGACCCCAAGATGCAAGACCGCGCCGAGGAGGCCTTTGAGAAGTACATTGACAGTATTCTCGACCTTCTGCTCCCTGCCCAGACTCCCGGCATCAAGAACCCGCTTGTGGACCTGTACGGCAAGGAGGAGATCATCTTCATGGGACCCGATGAGAACACGGCAGAGCTCGTCGACTGGGCTACTGAGCATGCTCGCGCCCGCGGCGCACCCTGGTGGAAGTCATTCTTCACTGGCAAGTCGCCCAAGTTGGGCGGTATTCCCCACGACACTTACGGCATGACGACCCTGTCTGTCCGTGAATACGTCAACGGTATCTACCGCAAGCTCAACCTCGATCCCTCGACTGTGAAGAAGATGCAGACCGGCGGTCCCGATGGTGACTTGGGCAGCAACGAGATCCTTCTCAGCACCGAGAAGTACACTTCCATCGTTGACGGATCTGGTGTTCTCGTTGACCCCAACGGACTTGACAAGCAGGAGCTTCTCCGTCTTGCCAAGTCACGATCCATGATTGTCAACTTCGACATGTCCAAATTGTCCAAGGATGGATACCGCGTGCTGGTTGATGACAACAACATCAACCTGCCCACTGGAGAGTTTATCTCCAACGGCACATCTTTCCGCAACACCTACCACTTGCGCGATACTGGTCTCACCGACTCCTTCGTTCCCTGCGGTGGTCGCCCCGAGTCCATTGACTTGATTTCGGTTAACAAGATCATCAAGGACGGCAAGTCGACCATTCCCTACCTGGTTGAGGGCGCCAATCTCTTCATCACTCAGGATGCCAAACTCCGCTTGGAAGAGGCTGGCTGTATCCTGTACAAGGATGCCAGTGCCAACAAGGGCGGTGTCACGTCTTCCTCCTTGGAGGTTCTTGCTTCGCTCTCGTTCGACGACGAGAACTTTGTCAAGCATATGTGCCACGACGCCAAGGGCCAGGCTCCTCAATTCTACAAGGACTACGTCAAGTCTGTCCAGGCAAAGATTCAGGAGAACGCCCGCCTCGAGTTCGAGGCCATCTGGCGCGAACACGAGCAGACCGGTGTTGCCCGCAGCACCCTCTCCGACAACCTGTCCAACGCCATCACCACCTTGGACGAGGAGCTCCAGCACTCCGATCTCTGGAAGAACGAAGCCATCCGTCGCTCGGTCCTCCAGGACGCCCTCCCCAACCTTCTTCTGGAGAAGATTGGTCTCGACACTATCATCGAGCGCGTCCCCGACTCCTACTTGCGCGCCATCTTCGGCAGCTACCTCGCCTCGAGGTTCGTCTACCAGTTTGGCAGCCAGCCTAGCCAGTTTGCTTTCTACGACTT CATGGCCAAGCGTATGGCGAGCGTCAAGCAGTAA
- a CDS encoding acetoacetate-CoA ligase has translation MTITSVTRNELWRHPDPTSTPMWAFLLRVNQKYGLELADYPGLYKWSVENVAEFWEEVWHSVGITASKPFDKVLPFNAPMYPRPDFFSGARLNFAENLLFPANVAVDPTSVAAITTTELGPSVSTTWAELRDAVRRCAAGLRAHGVKPNDIVAGFVSNHVQAIIAALAAASVGAIWTGISPDNGVSAVLDRLAQIGPKVLFADNGTVYNGKEWSSTDKTEEIVKALMPEGLELVIVINNVACDLAIDGLRATGVAVDEYESFLQSSPDEPLKFEQLPPSHPLYILYSSGTTGLPKAIVHTALGTLIQHKKEHALHGSLTAKSRMLYYTTTSWMMWHWSVSALAVGATLVLYSGSPFKPHGHLSLPRLLSDLRVTHFGTSAAYLTALEANAVYPVNEPGIDLSALEAIYSTASPLPPSTFSFVYKAFPAKVNLASITGGTDIISLFGAPCPLLPVRVGEIQCAGLGMAIRAVDSLSGDPLPDPTHPGDLICIRPFPCQPLTFFGTGGDNKYKAAYFERFADVCGVKGAVWHHGDFIKIPNPATGSLVMLGRSDGVLKPAGVRFGSAEVYNILTRFFAAEVEDAVCVGRRRATDADETVCLFVVPVAGRAFDDELRGKIKSVIRRELSPRHVPGVIEEAGGGIPKTGNGKKIEVAVKQILSGMDVKTNASVANPEALEWFRAWAETH, from the exons ATGACCATCACCAGTGTCACGCGCAACGAGCTCTGGCGGCACCCGGACCCCACCTCGACTCCCATGTGGGCGTTTCTTCTCCGGGTGAATCAAAAGTATGGACTCGAACTGGCAGACTACCCCGGTCTCTACAAGTGGTCCGTCGAAAACGTGGCAGAGTTCTGGGAGGAGGTCTGGCATTCTGTGGGCATCACCGCCTCTAAGCCGTTCGACAAG GTCCTGCCGTTCAATGCGCCCATGTACCCGCGTCCAGACTTCTTCTCAGGAGCCCGTCTCAACTTTGCCGAGAACCTGCTCTTCCCCGCCAACGTCGCTGTCGACCCCACATCCGTCGCagccatcaccaccaccgaACTCGGCCCCTCCGTCTCCACAACATGGGCCGAGCTCCGAGACGCCGTCCGCCGATGCGCCGCCGGCCTCCGGGCTCACGGCGTTAAGCCCAACGACATTGTTGCCGGCTTCGTATCCAACCACGTCCAGGCCATCATTGCCGCTCTCGCTGCTGCCTCTGTAGGCGCCATCTGGACTGGCATCAGCCCCGACAACGGTGTCAGCGCAGTGTTGGACCGTCTTGCGCAGATCGGGCCCAAGGTCCTCTTCGCCGACAACGGCACCGTGTACAACGGCAAGGAGTGGAGCAGTACCGACAAGACGGAGGAGATCGTCAAGGCCCTGATGCCTGAGGGCCTCGAGCTCGTGATTGTCATCAACAATGTGGCATGCGACCTTGCCATTGACGGCCTGAGAGCAACAGGCGTTGCAGTTGATGAGTACGAGTCGTTCCTCCAAAG CTCTCCCGATGAGCCTCTCAAGTTTGAGCAGCTTCCGCCTTCACATCCTCTCTACATCCTCTACTCCAGCGGCACCACCGGCCTGCCAAAGGCCATCGTCCACACCGCCCTCGGCACCCTCATCCAGCACAAGAAGGAACACGCCCTCCACGGCTCCCTCACCGCAAAGTCCCGCATGCTCTACTACACCACAACCTCGTGGATGATGTGGCACTGGTCCGTCTCCGCCCTCGCCGTCGGCGCCACTCTCGTCCTCTACTCGGGCTCCCCCTTCAAACCCCACGGCCACCTCTCCCTCCCCCGCCTCCTCTCCGACCTTCGCGTCACCCACTTCGGCACCTCGGCCGCCTACCTCACCGCCCTCGAGGCCAACGCAGTCTACCCCGTAAACGAGCCCGGCATCGACCTCTCCGCCCTCGAGGCAATCTACTCCACCGCCAGCCCCCTTCCGCCTTCCACCTTCTCCTTCGTCTACAAGGCCTTCCCCGCCAAAGTCAACCTCGCCTCCATCACAGGCGGCACAGACATCATCTCACTCTTCGGCGCCCCCTGCCCCCTCCTCCCCGTCCGCGTCGGCGAGATCCAGTGCGCGGGCCTCGGCATGGCCATCCGCGCCGTCGACTCCCTCTCGGGCGACCCCCTCCCGGACCCAACCCACCCAGGCGACCTCATCTGCATCCGCCCCTTCCCCTGCCAGCCCCTCACCTTCTTCGGCACCGGAGGCGACAACAAATACAAAGCCGCCTATTTCGAGCGCTTCGCCGACGTCTGCGGCGTAAAGGGCGCGGTATGGCACCACGGCGACTTCATCAAGATCCCCAACCCGGCCACGGGCTCGCTCGTCATGCTCGGTCGCTCCGACGGCGTCCTCAAGCCCGCGGGCGTGCGGTTCGGGTCCGCGGAGGTTTACAACATCCTGACGCGCTTCTTCGCCGCCGAGGTGGAGGATGCCGTCTGCGTCGGGCGCCGGCGCGCCACGGACGCCGACGAGACGGTGTGTCTGTTCGTCGTTCCCGTCGCGGGCCGCGCGTTCGACGACGAGCTGAGGGGCAAGATTAAGAGTGTGATTCGGAGGGAGTTGAGCCCCAGGCATGTTCCCGGTGTTATTGAAGAGGCCGGCGGCGGGATCCCCAAGACGGGGAACGGGAAGAAGATCGAAGTGGCCGTCAAGCAGATCCTTTCCGGCATGGACGTCAAGACCAACGCCAGCGTCGCCAACCCCGAGGCCCTGGAGTGGTTCCGCGCGTGGGCCGAGACGCACTAG
- a CDS encoding aminotransferase class I and II: protein MPLSEKERRPSRSGNRITNFFTSPKGAKDKDHQTAQQALLAMQQQNISSTQITPSTISLPTISLSTATAGEPDTTDPPTTLFSPPSAVETEKKRRFDAQFGPLLHPTHRYVSKSNDGKPLDPPIIDEPPYYYILTTYISYLLLILFGHARDFFGKRFGDKKHYQALKPQNGYAPLNEDFDNFYVRRLKMRIDDCFARPITGVPGRYITLMDRESRDYNRTYNYTGTHTETLNMSSYNYLGFAQSEGPCADAVEECVKRYSLSTCSPRADVGTSDLALEVEKEIASFVGKPASMVFSMGFVTNASSFPALVSKGCLILSDELNHASIRVGARLSGAVISSFKHNDVVDLERKLREAISQGQPRTHRPWKKILVAVEGLYSMEGTMCDLPGVMALKDKYKFYLFIDEAHSIGAVGPRGRGVCDYYGIDPARVDILMGTLTKSFGANGGYVAADKSIIDKLRSSNAATTLGESPAPSVLMQILASLRLITGELCPGQGAERLERIAFNSRYLRLGLKRLGLIVYGHDDSPIIPVMLYNPGKMPAFSHAMLKRKISVVIVGYPATPLISSRVRFCVSSAHNKEDLDRLLAAVDEVADQLQIRFSTGIAGGQEPLPEGITPETEAEWRKANGTEGMYKAPRWKLEDVIARGVQDAKMRLR from the coding sequence ATGCCGCTCTCCGAGAAGGAAAGGAGACCTTCTCGTTCCGGCAATCGCATCACCAACTTCTTCACCTCCCCCAAGGGCGCTAAGGACAAGGACCACCAGACTGCCCAGCAAGCTCTCCTCGCCATGCAGCAGCAAAACATCTCGTCCACCCAAATCACCCCTTCCACCATCTCCCTGCCTACAATTTCGCTCTCAACTGCCACCGCTGGCGAGCCCGACACCACTGACCCCCCTACGACCCTCTTTTCGCCTCCCTCAGCCGTCGAGACGGAGAAGAAGAGGCGCTTCGATGCTCAATTCGGCCCTCTCCTTCACCCTACCCACCGATACGTGAGCAAGTCCAACGATGGCAAGCCCTTGGACCCGCCCATCATCGATGAGCCGCCCTACTACTACATCCTCACTACCTACATCAGCTACCTGCTTCTCATTCTCTTCGGCCACGCCCGCGACTTTTTTGGCAAGCGCTTCGGCGACAAGAAGCATTACCAGGCTCTCAAGCCCCAAAATGGATACGCTCCCTTGAACGAGGACTTTGACAACTTTTACGTTCGTCGTCTGAAGATGCGCATTGACGACTGCTTCGCACGACCCATCACCGGCGTTCCCGGCCGCTACATTACCCTCATGGATCGCGAGTCTAGAGACTACAACAGAACCTACAACTACACTGGCACACACACCGAGACATTGAACATGAGCTCCTACAACTACCTTGGTTTCGCGCAGTCGGAGGGCCCTTGTGCCGATGCTGTTGAGGAATGCGTCAAGAGATACTCTCTCAGCACTTGCAGCCCCCGCGCTGATGTCGGTACTTCGGACTTGGCTCTCGAGGTCGAGAAGGAAATCGCCAGCTTCGTCGGCAAGCCCGCTTCCATGGTCTTCTCCATGGGTTTCGTCACCAACGCTAGCTCGTTCCCCGCCCTCGTCTCCAAGGGTTGCCTCATTCTCTCTGACGAGCTCAACCACGCTTCCATCAGAGTCGGTGCTCGTCTCTCCGGTGCGGTCATCTCATCCTTCAAGCACAACGATGTCGTCGATCTCGAGCGCAAGCTTCGGGAGGCCATTTCTCAGGGTCAGCCCCGCACCCACCGCCCTTGGAAGAAGATCCTGGTTGCCGTCGAAGGTCTGTACTCTATGGAGGGCACCATGTGCGATCTCCCCGGTGTCATGGCATTGAAGGACAAGTACAAGTTCTACCTCTTCATCGATGAGGCCCACAGCATTGGCGCCGTCGGGCCCCGTGGCCGTGGTGTCTGCGACTACTACGGTATCGACCCCGCCCGTGTCGATATTCTCATGGGCACTCTTACCAAGTCTTTCGGTGCCAATGGTGGCTACGTCGCCGCTGACAAGAGCATCATCGACAAGCTCCGTAGCTCCAACGCCGCGACCACTCTTGGCGAGTCGCCTGCTCCTTCCGTCCTCATGCAAATTCTGGCCTCTCTCCGTTTGATCACCGGCGAGCTCTGCCCCGGCCAGGGGGCTGAGCGCCTGGAACGTATTGCCTTCAACTCTCGCTACCTACGTCTCGGTCTTAAGCGCCTCGGTCTCATCGTCTACGGTCACGATGATTCCCCCATTATCCCCGTCATGCTCTACAACCCCGGAAAGATGCCCGCCTTCAGTCACGCCATGCTCAAGCGCAAGATTTCCGTCGTTATTGTCGGCTACCCCGCAACGCCTCTTATTAGCTCGCGTGTCCGATTCTGCGTCTCTTCAGCCCACAACAAGGAGGATCTTGACAGACTCCTGGCTGCCGTTGACGAGGTTGCCGACCAACTTCAGATCAGATTCTCTACTGGTATTGCTGGCGGACAGGAGCCTCTTCCCGAAGGCATCACTCCCGAGACGGAAGCTGAGTGGCGCAAGGCGAACGGCACGGAGGGCATGTACAAGGCTCCCCGCTGGAAGCTCGAGGATGTCATCGCTCGTGGAGTTCAGGATGCCAAGATGCGCCTTCGGTAA